Proteins from a genomic interval of Hemicordylus capensis ecotype Gifberg chromosome 14, rHemCap1.1.pri, whole genome shotgun sequence:
- the KCNJ10 gene encoding ATP-sensitive inward rectifier potassium channel 10 yields MTSATKVYYSQTTQTDSRPLIGSALRKRRVMTKDGRSNVRMEHIADKRFLYLKDLWTTFIDMQWRYKLILFSASFAGTWFIFGVIWYLVAVLHGDLLEFDPPANHTPCVMQVHTLTGAFLFSLESQTTIGYGFRYISEECPLAIVLLISQLVLTTIMEIFITGTFLAKIARPKKRAETIKFSQHAVVAQHNGKTCLMIRVANMRKSLLIGCQVTGKLLQTYLTKEGENVHLNQVNVHFQVDTSSDSPFLILPLTFYHVVDDNSPFRNMALRTGEGDFELVVILSGTVESTSATCQVRTSYLPEEILWGYEFTPVISLSASGKYVADFSLFEQVIKVAPPCCLHETVRFGDPEKLKLEESFREKAEREGTPLSVRISNV; encoded by the coding sequence ATGACGTCCGCTACCAAGGTGTACTACAGCCAGACCACACAGACGGACAGCAGGCCCCTGATTGGCTCCGCTCTGCGCAAGAGGCGGGTCATGACGAAAGACGGGCGAAGCAACGTGCGGATGGAGCACATCGCTGACAAGCGGTTCCTCTACCTGAAGGACTTGTGGACCACCTTCATTGACATGCAGTGGCGCTACAAACTGATTCTTTTCTCGGCCTCCTTCGCTGGAACTTGGTTCATCTTCGGTGTCATTTGGTACCTTGTGGCTGTTCTTCATGGGGACCTGCTGGAGTTCGACCCACCCGCCAACCACACACCGTGCGTCATGCAGGTCCACACGCTCACCGGGGCCTTCCTTTTCTCCCTAGAGTCTCAGACCACTATTGGCTACGGCTTCCGCTACATCAGTGAAGAGTGTCCACTGGCCATTGTCTTGCTTATCAGTCAGCTGGTCCTCACGACGATCATGGAGATCTTCATCACCGGCACTTTCTTAGCCAAGATTGCCCGGCCCAAAAAGAGGGCAGAGACCATTAAATTCAGCCAGCATGCCGTGGTGGCACAGCATAACGGCAAGACCTGCTTAATGATCAGAGTGGCTAACATGCGGAAAAGCCTGCTCATTGGTTGCCAGGTGACCGGCAAACTCCTCCAGACCTACCTCACCAAGGAAGGTGAGAACGTCCATCTCAACCAGGTGAATGTGCACTTTCAAGTAGACACGTCCTCTGACAGCCCCTTCCTTATCCTGCCTCTCACGTTCTACCACGTGGTGGATGATAACAGCCCTTTCCGGAACATGGCCTTGCGCACAGGGGAAGGAGACTTTGAGCTCGTCGTCATCCTCAGCGGCACCGTGGAATCCACCAGTGCTACCTGCCAAGTGCGGACCTCCTACCTCCCCGAAGAGATCCTTTGGGGCTATGAGTTTACCCCTGTCATTTCCCTCTCCGCCAGTGGGAAGTACGTCGCTGATTTCAGCCTCTTTGAGCAGGTGATCAAGGTAGCACCTCCATGCTGTCTCCATGAGACCGTGCGGTTTGGTGACCCCGAGAAACTGAAGCTGGAGGAATCCTTCCgggagaaggcagagagagaaggcacCCCCTTGAGTGTCCGGATCAGCAATGTTTGA